DNA from Hippoglossus hippoglossus isolate fHipHip1 chromosome 13, fHipHip1.pri, whole genome shotgun sequence:
ACTGACGGGAAAATGTTGCGTTACATCTTGCACACATGCTTGCATGAACGTAAAATACTGGCAGAtaaattcctcttttttttccgCTTAACTTGCAAATGAGGCATTTTAAATCATAATACaggcacaaaaagaaaaaagcacatACCGTACTCAGGCCACAAAACAAAGCGTTGAAAACATGTTCTCAATGAAATGGTTTTCccttaaaaacaaatttacttATGGGTGACAGTACAACAATACACTAGACCACCACGGAAATGGTGCATGTATAATTTAGtcatattcttttttattatcatagCTATTATTTCGGGTTCTTGTGCAACTGCTACATAATGACTCACATTCAAGATATTTTGTCACTCAGGAACAGCTAAAaggtataaaaacaaacaaacaaacaaaaaatgtatactGTCGGAAAGAAAATATGGTCCATGTCTGTGAATCATAAACAGAAACATTGAGCCTGAAAACTTCACCATCATTAAAACTGGATAGCATGACAGAAAAAAGTACTTAAATACTGTTCAAAGAACAAAATATGTCATAATCATACGTCATCGTGACAAACACCAGCCGGTAAGATTAAGTGATCACTGgtgggtttttattttccttttttttttcttgctttttattaacaaattaaatacaCCTATTGCATGTCACTATAGCAACGCCCATTACAGTGTCAATTTTTACGATCACCATTTTGGTATAGCAAATCAAAAAACcataacaaaatgaaataaattagaAATTAGAAATCAACATCAGACAAAGCCTGTTTTTCTCAATCATATGAATACTTAACACGCACAGTATAAGTTAATAAAGTCAagctactgtatataaatacatcaCCAGCATGCACAATATTGAATAATCGATATTATTGTTGTCATCATCGTACACTGAAGAAACAGTATAGTAGGCAAgtgcatttaataaaacaaacacagaagtaaACCACAAACTCtgaagctgcttttattttcattttttgtcttatttttatttttttaatcgtTTTTAATATCGTTAAGTCTCTGCCTTTAGTAATCTTCACCTCCAAAATAATCTATGGTTCCAGTGACTAAACAGACGAATCTGTGAGATGCCAAATACACTTTAGACAGAAAGAGGGGAATCAGTTTTGAATAACTGTTCTTAATTAACGCTCCCATGTAATTAATCCTTTAAAATTTTGGgggacatttttaattaatatttttataactATAATCAGTTtgaaacttttctcttttctcagtGTTTGGTGTGGGTTTAACGTCCATGGCTTTCGGGGCCCGTTCTCATTGCTGTATGTAGACTACTGCTGGAACCAATGCAAACTAGTTTTTGTGAGGCATTCCCATTCAAGCATTTTCTCTCTCAAGTGACTCAAATGCATCTCTATCACGCGAAAAACCTAACTAAGCAGCTTATCTTGACAGAACAAGATCAGTTCCTATGCCAGTGTGAGGCTGCCATTTCAAtccaacaacaaccacttcAGGCTGATTGACTGACATATCAGTGGTTTTGGCAAATGTCAAAGAGTAAATCAAGAAGACGGAGGCCCCTTtcaactgtatatatatttctatatatatttaaactaaGATTTAACCTCCACTCTCACCTCTCttttgattcttttcttttaacacatggaaaaataaagaaCTGCTGCTGCGGTAGTATCATCGGCAAAAGCTGCTGCCAAAGTCCACCGGCCCTTCATATTTTTTTTCGAAGTGTGGTTTCTCTTTAATTGTTGCCCTCCCCTCCCTCGTCATCCTGCTGGTCACTTGTCCACAGTGTCAAGTTGTCTCGGAGCAGCTGCATGATGAGAGTGGAGTCTTTGTAGGAGTCCTCGTTGAGGGTGTCGAGCTCGGCGATGGCGTCGTCGAAGGCGGTCTTGGCCAGATGACAGGCCTGCTCCGGGGCATTCTGGATCTCGTAGTAAAACACAGAGTAGTTGAGAGCTAAGCCCAGGCGGATGGGGTGGGTGGGCTGCATGTGCTCCTTGCTGATCTCGTGGGCCTCGTTGTAGGCCTTCTCTGACGACTCCACCACGGTGGCTCTCTTCTCGCCTGTGGCCACCTCGGCCAGGTACCGGTAGTAGTCGCCCTTCATCTTCAGGTAGAACACCTTGCTCTCGTGCTGCGTTTCGTTGCAGTTCTTGATCAGGAAGTTGTCCAGGAGGTTGAGCACGTCCTGGCACAcggcctccagctccttctcaaTCTTCTCCCGGTAGGCCCTGACCATCTCAATCTTCTTCTCATTGCCGTCGGCCGAGGTCTTCTGCTCAATGCTGGAGATCACCCTCCAGGAGGAGCGGCGGGCCCCGACCACGTTCTTGTAAGCCACAGACAAGAGGTTCCTCTCCTCGTTGGACAGGGCCTCGTTCAGCTCTGTTACCTGGAAGACGGAGAAAATGGAACATTTAGCCCAAAACTAAGAGCTGAAACCCTGAGTAACAACAATACACTGGACATACATTATAGAAAAATCAATATAAGAACATATAATGTGCGAAAAGCATTATTTCAGGTAAAAAAGCTGAATATGCCAGCTTCTCtaaatcaagtgttttggcgattttctttgttttcaatattGGACCCAAAAAAACTGCAGTAGCTAAAGGGAAATCTCAGTCCCTGCGGCTTGGGGGTTAATATGGCAACCATGAACTGCAACGCCCTCGAATAGAGTCGGACGTTTCGTCCTTGTTTCCTTTCACCTTCCAACAACTGTCTGTGATAAAGGcgtaaaagaagaaaaagaaaatgtacttaTTAGCTAAGCAAACAAAGTCACATTCGCCTCTGGAATACAGTAACAGACACTTTTCTCACAAACCAGTGAACTAATCaagtaataaaacaatgatgaaaataagaataatcatCATTCGGCCCCAATTATAACGAAACACAGTGTTTGTGCATGAGAGGATCTGGAGTAACGCTACCGTCCACAGCAGATAGAAGATGGGCAATATTTCACTTGTCATGTACAATTCCCAGTTTCCATGGCAATCCATTCATTTAGTGCACCAGTAGCTCCGGCTGTCACGTGGACGACAGCTAATGCTAGTTAGTGAGAAATGATATACAAGATAGTCGGCAGCAGCGGGGGGAGGCCGggacaggaaggagggagggtgggtggggtgggtgggggtggggtggtgaGAGGAGGGCTGCAGGAGGCTAAAATGTTCCCACAAGCACTTGGGGGGCAGCTGCACTGTAAATGAAAACCATCACTGCACAGGCGGTTATCGTGTCCCAGTGACCTTCTCTCTGGCTGTAACTGACCTTTTTACCTGTTTAAAACACCACGCCATGACATCACACTTAGCTCGATtgttaaatttagattttgacTGCGTTGCTATAAAAAGGACACATCACTCAGGGTTATTTGATTGGAACAGCAGCCCAGTGATCAATGACTGCACTGAAATATactgatataaaataaaaagaaataggCTTCTAATATTTCCTTGAGGGGTTTTTTTAATCTGGAAATCTGCCTGATGTGCAAACGTTTTCGCATATCTCAGTTTTGacattctctgctcagacagaGGAGCACAAAGATGGTGCAGGATCGCCGACGTCACTCAGCTGagtggatgaagaggagggttGAACCTGGAGAGATGGAGTGGCCTTCATCTGTCTTTCAAAAACTGAAGCACGCATCAATATGTGTGACATTTACCGCAAGAGGAAGCAGATTTCTATCACACTAATGAGCAAtacatcattaaatataatGAAGCGATTATTAGGAAGCTTATTGTGTGTTCGATTTATGATGATTTATTGATGAGACTGACTCAGATATATAATATTCTGACGAGCAGCTGACAATAAATAAACGAGCAATATCTAAACACTAACATGTAAATCTAGAGCTGAAATGTTGGCCGATTACCAGTTTGACGGAAAATGAATAGGCGACAAAACTAATAATCAATATTTCTagatggggttttttttattgagaaaTGGCAAAACTTTTTCGATTTTTAGCTtcataaatgtgaatattttatgtGTTTCTAAACCTGAGTTGTCAAAAACTATTTTGGATGAACAAATCAGGATTTAAAGAATGAACACGGCAAATAACCGTTAGCTGCCAGTTTAGCGTGTCCTTAAAAATAATCCAGACAAAGCTAAACTATATTTCTGCTGAGGACCACAAACGTGACGGCCTTTCGTTTAGTCATTTCTGGCCGCAATGGCAAGGGATTCCCTGTGTTTAGAGAATAAGAGAACACACCCCTGCAAAAGGGCCCAGTTTGGACCGCACTGACTTGGCAGATTGTTGAAAGGGAAAGGAATCCctccctgcacacacatcaTCCCACCTCCTGCAACCAGAAACCCTCGATGGCAAACGATCCATGGGGGCTCCATCTTTCCCGAGAAACTTAAGACATAGTGTTCCTCCTGTTTAAAGAACATAGGATGGTTTCTGATCTGTACGTGACCTCAAACTGGGCCTGGCGAAACACTCCCAGGGTGCAATTGGTTCCAGTAGGAGCTGGTGTGacacagcagttttttttttaacctactGGTGAATCCAGGTCCCAGGATTTCTTAAGGGGACAGacaaggaggaagaaggaaaaaaaacccagacagGGCTATGTCCTCAACACTCTATGCCTCCAATATAACACAACTTCCTCAAGACTCATTAACCCACAATGGTTTCAAATTGCTGCTGGATATCAGGAGGAATCTGCACATCCGCAGATCGAGACGTGGAGAAATATGAGGAATAAAGTGGACGAGCGAGGAGGAAACAAAGGCTACAATCAAATCTGATCATACTGACTCACTGCAATATGACAAAGAATATTCTAGAGAGATTCTACTGCCTCCTACGTTTGTTTGGAGGAAAGAGCAGCTTCAAGGCTCCTTTTGTggaggattttctttctttgcgtGAGGCActcctgcttcccccccccaaaaaagtctTGTACTCTACTGGGACACAGAGGCAGATGCTGATAATgtatatcattttaattaatgtgacaaagaaaggaggaggaggaggtggaggatgaggaggaggtggaagaagaggaggaggggggtagCAGCAGTTGATAGGCTTTTTCCCGAGCAACCTACCTCACATGGCTCCCAGCAGCAGAGGCGCTTATAAATTCGGTAtaatggagggaggggaggtggggtgGCAAAAGtgggagaagggggagaggggggaccCAGCACATACAATGGAGCAGGGGCCATTATATGATAAGAGCCCCCTTATTAACTGAGGCATAGAGCTCAGGCCCGTGCGCGTTTTCATTGTAACGTGCCTTGACAGAAAGGCACCGCCCAAGGAGCAGACGAGTTGGACTTTCCTCCTCAGAAAACTAATACAATAAACCGCACTGGGCTGTGGGTGAATTCTGTGAGAAGATAACTAATACGTTGATTAGGACATTTCCCTGTGGTCCCTGCTTGTATAGTGCGGTAACATCGAGTTGAACCCAGACCCAGCCACACTCTCTCCGCGGTGGAGACAGCCGGACGCGCCTTTTACGCACGCGGAGCAGcggttaaaaaacacacacttcacacgCGTCCGTGTCACATTTACGACGATTTCTGAATGAACTTACCGATTTCATAGCTGCAGCCATGTCATCGTATCTCTCAGCCTGCTCAGCCAGCCTGGCTTTCTGCACCAGCTGCTCGCGGTCGACCATGTTTGTGGATGAGGTTTGGTTGCTGTGCAGAGCCGCTTCTACTCGGCTTTTGGGGATGAAATGATTGATATTGTCAATCGCAATGCAGTGAAATCCTACGCGAGCCTCACGCTGCAGCTGTTCCCTGCTGTCTGTCTATGCTCCGCGCAGACGGgacaccctctcctctcctctctctctctccctccctccctccctcctcccttcctcctcgcTCACTCTCCCTCGGCTGCGTCATGGCTCAGAAAGGTGGGTGTCTGTGCCAGTGATGTAACAGCCCGTACATGGGAACCAGAGGGGCCAGGCGTACAGGGACGGATGGATGCAAGGGAGCAGCTCTGGGCGAAAGGCCCTGTGGGAAATGGAGTCCTGGGTGGGTGCCACACTGCAGCCAGGAGCCAGATAAGTCTGACTTAACATGGGGAGGCCGATAGAATCTGCAGTCGCTGAGCACTTAAAGAACTATACTCATCATGGGTGGGGCCTGGGGTCTTTGTGGCAAGGATTTCACAGCCCATTAGAAACATTCCTCTGAGGTCCAGGCTCATGTTGGCATCATGACGTcacatcatttctgcagatttgtcagatACACACCCATGCAGACTCGGAGTGGACAGGCAGGAGGAAAGGGAAGATTGTTGGTGGGTTGTTCTGGTTGTTTGGCAAAAAAGCACCAGCGACACAATCTCTTTGATAATAGAGGATAAGACTACAGCTTCCAGAGGTAGGCGAACTTAATCACGACCAACTCCACTTGAACCCAACAACTCTGAAGCATGACGATGCAGAATGTCAGGCATCATTTAGATGACATCACTGGGATGtaagtgaggaagaggagaatgaAAAGACCTGGTGGAGAACAGAGAAAGGAAGGGAAGCTGAAAAAGGCCCAAGCAGATGTGAACCAAACGTGTCAAAGTCAGCATGTCGTTTAAAACAAGCTCACAGGTTAGTGAAGAACAAGAAGTTGATGGTAAAGAAGCAGGGATACATGCTAGTTACAGTCTCACATAAAGCATATATACGTTTAATATATGATTAAGAAATAGAAGAAGTAGCAGGAGCAGCCCagtagttttatatttattcatgtttaagggttttaatatattttttagttcattcatttgcaataaaaatagattttgaGGATCTATGAAAACTCATTGTGAGGTGGCAGAGAAAAGTGCAGTATCAGAGCTTCTCTAATAATCACTAACACAATTTTTAAGTTGCACTTCATTGCACTGAATTGGAAATGATTTTCCAGAAAATATAGTGATTTACAGTTTGTGCCACTCAttgtcatgttcatgaaaccagtttg
Protein-coding regions in this window:
- the ywhag2 gene encoding 14-3-3 protein gamma-2 yields the protein MVDREQLVQKARLAEQAERYDDMAAAMKSVTELNEALSNEERNLLSVAYKNVVGARRSSWRVISSIEQKTSADGNEKKIEMVRAYREKIEKELEAVCQDVLNLLDNFLIKNCNETQHESKVFYLKMKGDYYRYLAEVATGEKRATVVESSEKAYNEAHEISKEHMQPTHPIRLGLALNYSVFYYEIQNAPEQACHLAKTAFDDAIAELDTLNEDSYKDSTLIMQLLRDNLTLWTSDQQDDEGGEGNN